One genomic window of Mucilaginibacter sp. SJ includes the following:
- the fbp gene encoding class 1 fructose-bisphosphatase: MTAFKTLGQFIIERQKDFPYAKGELSRLLRDIGIASKIVNREINKAGLVDILGDAGSSNIQGESQKKLDIYANEQFIAALRSGGECCIVVSEENDEYLVIDSDISKEANYVVALDPLDGSSNIDVNVGVGTIFSIYRRKSDKGKLSTNEDVLQLGTEQVAAGYVIYGSSTMLVYTTGKGVNGFTLDPSIGEFCLSHPNMTVPATGTIYSINEGNYIHFPDGVKKYIKYCQVEDPDTKRPYTSRYTGSMVADIHRTLIKGGIFIYPPTTGAKKGKLRLIYECNPMAYIIEQAGGKASDGYKRIMEIEVKELHQRSSIFIGSMDMVLKAEEFMSSFSPKLFVKSFEGEVKIQ, translated from the coding sequence ATGACGGCATTTAAAACTCTTGGACAATTTATTATTGAGCGGCAAAAAGATTTTCCTTATGCAAAAGGTGAGCTTTCCCGGCTACTTCGTGATATTGGGATCGCTTCTAAAATAGTAAACAGGGAAATTAATAAAGCCGGCCTTGTAGATATTTTAGGAGATGCGGGTTCCTCCAATATCCAGGGAGAGTCACAAAAAAAGCTGGATATTTATGCCAATGAGCAGTTTATTGCAGCATTAAGAAGCGGCGGAGAATGTTGTATAGTTGTTTCGGAAGAAAATGATGAATACCTGGTTATAGACTCGGATATTTCAAAAGAAGCAAACTACGTCGTTGCACTTGATCCTTTAGACGGATCATCTAATATCGATGTTAATGTAGGTGTAGGAACCATATTTTCCATTTACAGACGAAAATCGGACAAAGGGAAGCTTTCCACAAACGAAGATGTATTACAGCTGGGTACCGAGCAGGTGGCTGCAGGATATGTCATTTATGGATCTTCAACAATGCTCGTATACACCACAGGAAAGGGGGTTAATGGCTTTACTCTTGATCCTTCAATCGGCGAATTTTGCCTTTCACACCCTAACATGACGGTTCCGGCAACGGGAACAATTTACTCTATAAATGAGGGTAATTACATTCATTTTCCGGATGGAGTAAAAAAATATATTAAATATTGCCAGGTAGAAGATCCGGACACCAAAAGACCGTATACTTCCAGGTACACAGGATCGATGGTTGCGGACATACACCGGACCTTAATAAAAGGCGGAATTTTTATCTATCCCCCTACTACAGGCGCAAAAAAGGGGAAACTGCGACTGATTTACGAGTGTAACCCTATGGCTTATATTATTGAGCAAGCCGGCGGCAAAGCATCAGATGGATACAAAAGAATTATGGAAATTGAAGTAAAGGAACTACACCAGCGGTCCTCCATATTTATTGGCTCAATGGATATGGTGCTCAAAGCTGAAGAATTTATGTCATCATTTTCTCCAAAATTATTTGTGAAGTCGTTTGAAGGAGAAGTTAAAATTCAATAA
- a CDS encoding DUF5686 and carboxypeptidase-like regulatory domain-containing protein, producing the protein MLSFFEIFFRIPGSAKRILFQVLKLLFTKRIAFYIFLLIPLYSRAQQTDSLKKSTFHTITSIRGQVVDDANGQPLPGINIRFTGSKYGTNSDLEGKFELSAPGSFTHVTFSYIGFQPVTRTIKPGQPNVLQIRLHSSQTQLKEVTVVSGKKQRYRNKGNPAVELIQQVIDHKKQNRMESADYLQYDQYERINLSFIDMPANLMNSRYFKMYKFMLDTVKNNGQTQVLLPAYFSEKQYQNYYRKNPAKSIRILKAQKEANILKFIDTAGLDIYLNRLYGNNIDIYDNNVFIINNQLLSPIADHSPNYYKFFITDTIQSGKEKLIELSFTPRTKGDLLFEGKLLVSMTGNYAVRSCELNVNKQININFMRNLKVTLDFEQHPNGRYFLSKSDVKADLGILKNKGFGLMGERTVFLSHYLTNTPLPATFYEGRELQIADDANKPDTSYWLHQRPDTLSAHQAKVYPRITQLEKMPQFKRATWIAATLTGGYAKWGPVLLGPVGALYSRDSQEGSRFQVGGRTTPELNKSIYFEGFGAYGTRDRTYKYNLATFLSFNKTPFYRYPNDYIKASYLYDVDVPGQNLSTINQQAALSSFQTGKTRYWLYSRVAKIEYVKDFENHFSFDLAFRNWNQRPAAALTFQFNNAANTSVHDLTTTELNLAFRYAPHEQILQGTVYRRTIYSKYPILNLQINQGFKGLFNGAYNFTSFNASVFKRFYLSQLGHTDITVLGNYLAGKVPFPLLNISPANQSLAYDEDGYNQMTYLEFVSDHYAGINLTHSFNGFLLNKVPLIKHLKWREFLSAKVLFGGLRNENNPLYSANLYRFPTGTSDSNGTYALGNTPYVEAGVGIGNIFKFLRIDGIRRFNYLDHPGASPYGIKFGFSPHF; encoded by the coding sequence TTGCTATCTTTTTTTGAGATCTTTTTCAGAATACCCGGTTCCGCAAAGCGGATATTGTTTCAGGTTTTAAAGCTGTTATTTACAAAAAGGATTGCTTTTTATATTTTTTTACTAATCCCTTTATACAGCAGGGCACAGCAAACGGACAGCCTTAAAAAATCAACCTTTCATACCATAACCAGCATACGCGGGCAAGTAGTAGATGATGCTAACGGCCAGCCGCTTCCAGGCATCAATATCAGGTTTACCGGGAGCAAATATGGCACCAATTCGGACCTGGAGGGAAAGTTTGAATTAAGTGCTCCGGGTTCTTTTACACACGTTACCTTTTCATATATAGGTTTTCAGCCGGTTACAAGGACAATTAAGCCCGGGCAGCCAAATGTGCTTCAAATTCGGCTGCATAGCAGTCAAACCCAGTTAAAAGAAGTTACTGTTGTTTCAGGCAAAAAACAACGTTATCGCAATAAGGGCAATCCGGCGGTTGAGCTCATTCAGCAGGTTATCGACCATAAAAAACAAAACCGGATGGAAAGTGCCGATTATCTGCAATACGACCAGTATGAGCGGATCAATTTGTCATTTATCGATATGCCCGCCAACCTAATGAACAGCCGTTATTTTAAAATGTACAAGTTTATGCTTGATACAGTAAAAAACAACGGGCAAACCCAGGTACTGCTCCCCGCGTATTTCAGCGAAAAGCAATACCAAAATTATTACCGTAAAAACCCCGCAAAATCCATCAGGATCCTGAAGGCGCAAAAAGAGGCCAACATCCTCAAATTTATTGATACCGCGGGCTTGGATATCTACCTGAACAGGCTGTACGGCAATAACATTGATATTTACGATAACAATGTTTTCATTATAAATAACCAGCTCCTGAGCCCTATTGCCGACCACTCCCCCAACTACTACAAATTTTTCATTACCGATACTATCCAATCGGGTAAGGAAAAACTGATTGAATTAAGCTTTACACCACGTACAAAAGGCGATCTGCTTTTTGAAGGTAAGTTACTCGTAAGTATGACGGGCAACTATGCAGTACGGTCATGCGAGCTTAATGTAAACAAGCAGATCAATATCAATTTTATGCGGAACCTTAAAGTGACGCTTGATTTTGAGCAACACCCTAATGGTCGTTACTTTTTAAGTAAAAGTGATGTTAAAGCCGACTTAGGTATTTTAAAGAATAAAGGTTTCGGGCTGATGGGTGAAAGAACAGTGTTTTTGTCGCACTATTTAACCAATACCCCGCTTCCGGCAACGTTTTATGAAGGGAGGGAACTCCAAATAGCAGATGACGCTAACAAGCCCGATACTTCGTACTGGCTGCATCAGCGGCCTGACACCCTATCTGCCCACCAGGCCAAAGTTTATCCCCGGATTACCCAGTTGGAAAAAATGCCGCAATTTAAAAGAGCAACCTGGATTGCAGCCACATTAACCGGAGGTTATGCCAAATGGGGGCCGGTGTTGTTAGGTCCTGTTGGCGCGCTGTACTCCCGAGATAGCCAGGAAGGGTCACGTTTCCAGGTTGGCGGGCGTACTACACCCGAATTGAATAAATCAATATACTTTGAAGGCTTTGGCGCTTACGGCACCCGGGACAGAACTTACAAATACAATCTTGCTACATTCCTCTCATTCAATAAAACACCATTTTATCGCTACCCTAACGATTATATTAAGGCAAGCTATTTGTACGATGTTGATGTACCGGGACAAAATCTTTCAACTATTAACCAGCAGGCTGCACTTTCATCTTTTCAAACAGGAAAAACAAGATATTGGCTTTATAGCAGGGTTGCCAAAATTGAATATGTAAAAGATTTTGAGAATCATTTTTCGTTCGACCTTGCATTCAGAAACTGGAACCAGCGCCCGGCCGCGGCACTAACATTTCAATTCAATAATGCAGCTAATACATCGGTTCATGATTTAACAACTACCGAATTAAATCTTGCCTTCAGGTATGCGCCGCACGAACAGATCCTCCAGGGTACCGTTTATCGCCGCACTATCTATAGCAAATATCCTATTTTAAATCTGCAGATCAATCAGGGCTTTAAAGGCTTATTTAATGGTGCATATAATTTCACAAGCTTTAATGCAAGCGTTTTCAAACGCTTCTATCTTTCTCAGCTTGGCCATACCGATATTACGGTATTGGGGAATTATTTGGCAGGAAAGGTGCCCTTTCCGCTCCTCAATATCAGCCCGGCAAATCAGTCCTTAGCTTATGATGAAGATGGCTATAATCAAATGACCTACCTGGAGTTTGTAAGTGATCATTATGCAGGTATCAACCTGACACATAGCTTTAACGGCTTTTTGCTAAATAAGGTACCTTTGATAAAACACCTGAAATGGAGAGAATTTTTATCTGCCAAAGTATTATTTGGCGGCTTACGAAATGAAAACAACCCGCTTTACTCGGCAAATTTATACCGTTTTCCGACGGGAACAAGTGACTCAAACGGCACCTACGCCTTAGGGAATACACCTTATGTGGAAGCAGGAGTTGGTATAGGAAACATCTTTAAATTTTTGCGGATAGATGGCATAAGGCGATTTAATTACCTTGATCATCCCGGTGCATCTCCTTATGGTATCAAGTTTGGTTTCAGTCCTCATTTTTAG
- a CDS encoding DMT family transporter, producing MKFSDLKALRLNSVLSLQHGLPVWLPFVGYIVFGIGNIYFFSLAIKLVPTAVAYAVWTAVTLILIKLVEVSFLNQRLSYIEIFFMLLIMTGVLGLKFYGPEIK from the coding sequence ATGAAATTCAGCGACTTGAAAGCGCTCCGTCTCAATTCAGTACTAAGCCTGCAGCATGGCCTCCCCGTTTGGTTACCTTTTGTAGGTTATATTGTATTTGGTATTGGTAATATTTATTTCTTCTCATTGGCTATAAAATTGGTGCCAACAGCCGTAGCATATGCTGTTTGGACGGCCGTAACCCTTATCCTGATCAAATTAGTTGAGGTTTCATTTTTAAACCAGCGCCTTTCCTACATCGAAATATTTTTCATGCTGCTCATCATGACGGGCGTTTTGGGCTTAAAGTTTTATGGCCCTGAGATAAAATAA
- a CDS encoding sterol desaturase family protein, whose product MSQEKVLTITSTILFCWIAFIIAWERISPYRKGLKFFREGFWIDLVWYTLIQSYFLKILIFDYVITPLKAHFDLSHLHLISNWPVALQVLFFLFTHDLYIYLFHRFQHSNKFFWRIHEAHHSGKEVDFLAGSRSHIMEIVINQTIEFAPIILLGADPMVVPIKAMLDAMFGMFIHGNIKVNMGKLKYIINSPQLHLWHHANYQEVFHANFATKFSFWDYLLGTVYDPGHTPGNKPENWGLYYDYPKDYFLQHAFSVKRFDEKTLLKYRWFNWYYHLRPRFMNWMKTLLPAKTNEAHQLDTEQQAVTLVTEPEKVLQQN is encoded by the coding sequence ATGTCACAGGAAAAAGTACTTACCATAACATCCACTATCCTTTTTTGCTGGATAGCATTCATCATCGCCTGGGAAAGGATCTCGCCTTATAGAAAAGGCCTGAAATTTTTTAGGGAAGGTTTTTGGATTGATTTGGTATGGTATACGCTGATACAAAGTTACTTTTTAAAGATCCTCATTTTCGATTATGTTATTACGCCGTTAAAAGCGCATTTTGATCTGTCGCATCTACATTTGATAAGCAACTGGCCGGTAGCATTACAGGTATTATTCTTCCTGTTTACACATGATTTATACATTTACCTGTTCCACCGCTTTCAGCATTCCAATAAATTTTTCTGGCGGATCCATGAGGCGCATCATTCGGGTAAGGAGGTTGACTTTCTGGCTGGCTCACGCTCGCACATCATGGAGATCGTCATCAATCAAACCATTGAGTTTGCACCTATCATACTGTTAGGTGCAGACCCGATGGTTGTTCCCATCAAAGCTATGCTGGATGCCATGTTTGGCATGTTTATACACGGCAACATCAAAGTAAATATGGGCAAGCTTAAATACATTATTAACTCGCCCCAGCTGCATTTATGGCATCACGCTAATTACCAGGAGGTTTTTCACGCCAACTTTGCAACTAAGTTTTCATTTTGGGATTACCTGCTCGGTACCGTATACGATCCTGGTCACACGCCCGGCAATAAACCCGAAAACTGGGGGCTTTATTATGACTACCCCAAAGATTACTTTTTACAGCATGCATTCAGCGTAAAACGCTTTGACGAAAAAACACTGCTTAAATACCGCTGGTTCAACTGGTATTACCACCTGCGACCACGGTTTATGAATTGGATGAAAACTTTACTTCCTGCTAAAACAAACGAAGCACATCAATTGGATACTGAGCAGCAAGCCGTTACTTTAGTAACCGAACCAGAAAAAGTACTACAACAAAACTAA
- a CDS encoding N-acetylneuraminate synthase family protein, with amino-acid sequence MNEILKQKAAGIKLLLTDNDGVLTDAGVYYNHDGELLKKFSVRDGMGVERLRKFAGVNTGIVTGENSPSLIKRAEKLQITELHLGVKDKVAVFKEICSRLNISANEIAFIGDDYNDLEVMKLAGLTASPADALPHVKTRVDFVSSLNGGDGCFREFAELIIEAKSDIYLSGTRNGTVTLQNGRAIGKGQPSYIIAEIGINHNGSLEICKKLIDEAVAAKADAVKFQKRTPEICVPRDQWEIMRDTPWGRITYIDYKRKTEFGIAEYATIDQYCKKVGIDWFVSAWDAPSVDFMEQFDTILYKLASASLTDFALIQRILETGKPLMLSTGMSTMKEIETTMDYINAFDENYPLFIAHSTSAYPCPPQELNLKMIQTLENKYPGIPIGYSGHETGLATTVGAVAMGATFVERHFTLDRAMWGSDHAASVEPQGLQRLVRDIRDVETAAGDGEKRVYESELAPMKRLRVNISDEYKEKPSVK; translated from the coding sequence ATGAACGAGATTTTAAAACAAAAAGCGGCCGGCATTAAATTATTGCTTACCGACAACGATGGGGTTTTAACAGATGCCGGAGTATACTACAATCATGACGGCGAGCTTTTAAAAAAATTCAGCGTGCGCGATGGTATGGGGGTTGAGCGCCTTCGCAAATTTGCTGGTGTAAATACAGGTATCGTCACCGGCGAAAATTCGCCTTCGTTAATTAAAAGAGCTGAGAAATTGCAGATTACCGAACTGCATTTGGGTGTAAAAGATAAAGTTGCTGTTTTTAAAGAAATCTGCAGCCGCTTAAATATCTCTGCCAATGAAATTGCTTTTATCGGCGATGATTATAATGACCTGGAAGTAATGAAACTGGCCGGGCTTACTGCCTCACCTGCAGATGCTTTGCCGCATGTTAAAACCCGGGTAGATTTTGTAAGTTCATTGAACGGCGGCGATGGTTGCTTCCGTGAGTTTGCTGAGCTGATCATTGAAGCCAAAAGCGACATATATTTATCGGGCACCAGGAATGGTACTGTTACACTGCAAAACGGCAGGGCAATTGGCAAAGGTCAGCCCAGCTATATCATTGCCGAAATTGGCATTAACCACAACGGTTCACTTGAAATTTGCAAGAAATTAATTGATGAGGCTGTAGCTGCAAAGGCCGATGCCGTTAAATTTCAAAAACGGACCCCCGAAATTTGCGTACCACGCGATCAGTGGGAAATTATGCGCGATACCCCCTGGGGCCGTATTACCTACATCGACTACAAACGCAAAACTGAATTTGGCATAGCCGAATATGCAACCATCGACCAATACTGTAAAAAAGTAGGCATCGACTGGTTTGTATCCGCCTGGGATGCGCCATCAGTTGATTTCATGGAGCAGTTTGATACTATCCTGTATAAACTCGCATCAGCATCTTTAACCGATTTTGCTTTGATCCAGCGCATATTGGAAACCGGTAAACCGTTAATGCTTTCAACCGGCATGTCTACCATGAAAGAGATCGAAACAACGATGGATTATATCAATGCTTTTGATGAAAACTATCCATTGTTTATTGCTCACTCTACTTCGGCTTATCCATGCCCTCCGCAGGAGCTTAACCTTAAAATGATCCAAACGCTGGAGAATAAATATCCGGGCATTCCTATCGGGTATTCGGGCCACGAAACAGGTTTGGCAACTACCGTAGGTGCGGTAGCTATGGGCGCAACCTTTGTTGAACGCCACTTTACGCTTGACCGCGCTATGTGGGGATCTGATCATGCAGCATCTGTTGAACCGCAAGGTTTGCAGCGTTTAGTGCGCGATATCAGGGACGTTGAAACGGCAGCGGGTGACGGTGAAAAACGCGTTTATGAGTCTGAACTGGCCCCGATGAAACGTTTAAGGGTAAACATCAGCGACGAATACAAGGAAAAACCAAGCGTTAAATAA
- a CDS encoding SDR family oxidoreductase, whose product MDLFSLKGKTAVVTGALGLIGRKHCEALASAGANVIVADINAEETKAFAAQLGDNHLGLGVDVTSKDSLIDALNATLDQYDAVDILVNNAAINDKFENPAMAKELSAFENYPLEAFQQSLNVNITGVFLCSQVFGTHMALQRSGSIINIASTYGMVGPDQSIYRDSLGQQTFYKSAAYPVTKGAIINFTRFLAAYWGHTGVRVNTLSPGGVEAGQTEDFIGNYSAKTLLGRMAQASDYQGALIFLASEASAYMTGANLVVDGGWTAI is encoded by the coding sequence ATGGATCTGTTTTCATTAAAAGGGAAAACCGCCGTAGTAACGGGTGCTTTAGGCCTTATAGGCCGTAAACATTGCGAAGCCCTTGCATCAGCAGGCGCAAACGTAATAGTTGCCGACATTAATGCCGAAGAAACCAAAGCATTTGCGGCACAGCTTGGCGACAACCACTTAGGTTTGGGCGTAGATGTAACCAGCAAGGATTCATTGATTGACGCGCTCAACGCAACGCTTGATCAATATGATGCTGTTGATATACTGGTAAACAACGCCGCCATTAACGATAAATTCGAGAACCCGGCCATGGCCAAGGAGCTATCGGCGTTTGAAAACTATCCGTTAGAGGCTTTCCAGCAATCGCTTAACGTAAATATTACCGGCGTATTCTTATGCTCACAGGTATTTGGTACGCACATGGCTCTGCAACGCAGCGGCAGTATCATCAATATAGCATCAACCTATGGCATGGTTGGGCCAGATCAAAGCATTTACCGCGATTCACTCGGGCAGCAAACTTTTTACAAGTCGGCAGCATACCCGGTTACTAAGGGGGCCATCATCAATTTCACCCGCTTTTTAGCAGCCTATTGGGGCCATACCGGCGTGAGGGTAAATACCCTTTCTCCGGGCGGCGTTGAAGCCGGACAAACCGAAGATTTTATTGGCAACTATTCAGCAAAAACTTTATTAGGGCGCATGGCCCAGGCGTCAGACTATCAGGGCGCGCTTATATTCCTGGCCAGCGAGGCATCGGCTTATATGACCGGCGCTAACCTGGTTGTGGACGGGGGGTGGACAGCTATTTAA
- a CDS encoding aminotransferase class III-fold pyridoxal phosphate-dependent enzyme — MANKIDLNNDFPNITESDKLYERALKVQKPVTQTLAKGPGQFTKGAAPKYLLKGKGSHVWDVDGNEYIDLNSAIGPISLGYAYPAVDEAIRQQLNDGITFSLMHPLEVELSELIQQVVPNAEAVKISKTGADVCSAAIRVARAFTGRDKVFCCGYHGWHDWYIGITSRNSGVPEAIQDLTYTFEYNDIESVKAALDETVAALILEPFIFEAPKPGYLQELAEVCKANGTLLIFDEMWTGFRIALGGAQEYFNVKADLAVFSKACANGMPIALLTGRADVMELFNSEVFSYTTFGGEALSLAACIATINELRDKKVPQYLDEHGALLKDGYNSLAIELGVDKYTRCVGFNCRSMVTFTPDAGNGLEVKTFMQQEMIKRGVLWAGFHNMCYSHTTEDIDYILAAYRDVLPLLKATIESGDIKDQLKGEVLEAVFRKVSNYNIKPKSIA, encoded by the coding sequence ATGGCTAACAAAATAGACCTCAACAACGATTTTCCGAACATCACCGAATCGGATAAATTATATGAACGTGCTTTAAAAGTTCAGAAACCTGTAACCCAAACCCTGGCTAAAGGTCCGGGGCAATTTACCAAAGGAGCTGCACCAAAATACCTTCTAAAAGGAAAAGGATCGCACGTATGGGATGTTGACGGCAACGAATACATCGATTTAAACTCAGCCATCGGCCCAATCTCTTTGGGTTATGCCTACCCTGCCGTTGATGAAGCTATCCGTCAGCAATTAAATGATGGTATTACCTTTTCGTTGATGCACCCCCTGGAAGTTGAGCTTTCTGAGCTTATACAGCAGGTTGTACCAAATGCTGAAGCGGTAAAGATCTCTAAAACAGGCGCGGATGTTTGTTCTGCCGCTATCCGTGTGGCGCGTGCATTTACCGGCAGAGATAAAGTGTTTTGCTGTGGTTACCACGGCTGGCACGATTGGTACATTGGTATCACCAGCCGTAACTCAGGCGTTCCTGAAGCTATCCAGGATTTAACTTACACTTTTGAATATAACGATATTGAATCGGTTAAAGCTGCTTTAGATGAAACTGTAGCAGCCCTTATACTGGAGCCTTTCATTTTTGAGGCACCGAAGCCGGGTTACCTTCAGGAACTTGCAGAAGTTTGTAAAGCTAATGGCACCCTGCTCATTTTTGACGAAATGTGGACCGGCTTCCGCATAGCCCTTGGTGGCGCGCAGGAATACTTTAATGTTAAAGCTGATTTAGCTGTATTTTCAAAAGCATGCGCCAACGGTATGCCAATTGCTTTGTTAACCGGTCGTGCCGATGTGATGGAGCTTTTCAACTCTGAAGTATTCAGCTATACCACATTTGGCGGCGAAGCTTTATCGTTAGCAGCCTGTATCGCTACTATCAATGAACTCCGTGATAAAAAGGTACCACAATACCTTGACGAGCATGGCGCACTTCTAAAAGATGGCTATAACAGCCTTGCCATTGAGTTAGGCGTTGATAAATACACACGTTGTGTTGGTTTTAACTGTCGCAGCATGGTAACCTTTACTCCTGATGCCGGCAACGGATTGGAAGTAAAAACTTTCATGCAGCAGGAAATGATAAAACGCGGTGTACTTTGGGCCGGCTTCCACAATATGTGCTACAGCCATACCACCGAAGATATCGATTATATCCTTGCGGCTTACCGCGATGTGTTACCATTGTTAAAGGCGACTATCGAAAGCGGTGATATAAAAGATCAACTGAAAGGTGAAGTGTTAGAGGCAGTTTTCCGTAAGGTGAGCAATTACAACATCAAACCTAAAAGCATAGCCTAA
- a CDS encoding transketolase family protein, which translates to MSYEELLTQTALANEQVIVMTAENRALVRNLPGILGKRFIDTGITEQTTIGAAAGLALRGRTPVVHALAAFLTMRAFEFVRTDVGIANLPVKLSSFIPGFLSDGNGPTHQAIEDISIMRGIPNVTVFAPADEDDLVKMLPQIWESKSPAYTRINTRKTTYVHEPFTMGKAEVIAEGGDVTILTYGLLFEQALITVEMLKSEGLSVGLINMRSLKPVDEQAILKASAQSKLVVTLEDHFLTGGLYTIVAEVLLKYRTTANVLPMALNEKWFRPTLLPSVLEHEGFTGKQIAEKILGYQTAHHQPQILTPEFSE; encoded by the coding sequence ATGAGTTACGAAGAACTTTTAACCCAAACAGCCCTTGCCAATGAGCAAGTGATTGTCATGACCGCCGAAAACCGTGCCCTGGTACGTAACCTGCCCGGCATTTTAGGCAAACGTTTTATTGATACAGGCATTACCGAACAAACCACGATTGGCGCAGCAGCGGGCCTTGCCCTGCGTGGCCGCACCCCTGTGGTACATGCACTTGCCGCTTTCTTAACCATGCGCGCTTTTGAGTTTGTGCGTACCGATGTTGGCATTGCTAACTTGCCTGTTAAACTCAGCTCATTTATCCCTGGCTTTTTATCAGATGGTAACGGCCCCACCCACCAGGCCATCGAAGATATTTCTATCATGCGCGGCATCCCAAACGTAACTGTATTTGCCCCAGCCGATGAGGATGACCTGGTAAAAATGCTGCCGCAGATCTGGGAAAGCAAAAGTCCTGCCTATACCCGCATTAATACCCGCAAAACTACCTATGTGCATGAACCTTTTACCATGGGCAAAGCCGAAGTAATAGCTGAGGGTGGTGATGTAACCATATTAACCTACGGATTACTGTTTGAGCAGGCGCTGATTACAGTTGAAATGCTAAAAAGCGAAGGTCTTTCTGTTGGTTTGATCAATATGCGCAGCCTTAAACCGGTTGATGAGCAAGCTATATTGAAAGCATCCGCACAAAGTAAACTCGTAGTTACGCTTGAAGATCACTTTTTAACCGGCGGCCTGTATACCATTGTGGCAGAGGTTTTATTAAAATACCGTACTACGGCTAACGTATTGCCTATGGCATTGAACGAAAAATGGTTTAGGCCAACATTGCTTCCTTCAGTATTGGAGCATGAAGGCTTTACAGGCAAGCAGATTGCCGAAAAAATACTGGGCTATCAAACTGCCCATCATCAACCACAAATTTTAACACCTGAATTTTCAGAATAA
- a CDS encoding transketolase, protein MITEENNNYQELTNTALRVREHIIRMSTEGGCFTGASLSAVDLIVYLYSSFLNINKDNLDDPNRDYLFLSKGHDVPALYGTFAELGLLEKERLKNHLLLNDHIYWHPNTKIPGIEFHSGSLGHLPSVAIGVAMDLKISGCTNKVVCILGDGELNEGTCWEAMLVANAYKLDNLLFVVDRNHFQANMRTEDLIPLEPLADKFEAFGAAVKRINGHSFTELDEAFGAFPFQTGKLNVIIADTVRGKGLPSIQERADRWFCNFNADEIQQLLLELHGEHQTTLTSETLVVR, encoded by the coding sequence ATGATAACAGAGGAGAACAACAATTACCAGGAATTAACAAACACCGCTCTGAGGGTACGGGAGCATATCATCCGCATGTCTACCGAGGGCGGGTGTTTTACAGGCGCATCGCTATCCGCGGTGGACCTGATCGTTTATTTATATAGCAGTTTTTTAAATATCAACAAGGATAACCTTGATGATCCAAACCGCGATTACCTTTTTCTATCGAAAGGCCATGATGTACCTGCCTTGTACGGCACTTTTGCAGAACTGGGATTATTAGAAAAAGAACGCCTGAAGAATCACCTTTTACTTAACGATCATATTTACTGGCACCCAAACACCAAAATTCCGGGCATTGAATTTCACTCGGGCTCTTTAGGTCATTTACCTTCGGTAGCCATTGGAGTTGCTATGGATCTGAAGATCAGCGGCTGCACAAACAAAGTTGTTTGCATTTTGGGCGATGGCGAGTTGAACGAAGGCACCTGCTGGGAAGCCATGCTGGTAGCCAACGCTTATAAACTGGATAACCTGCTATTCGTGGTTGACCGCAACCATTTTCAGGCCAATATGCGTACGGAAGACCTGATTCCGCTGGAGCCGCTTGCCGATAAGTTTGAAGCCTTTGGCGCTGCCGTTAAAAGAATAAACGGGCACAGCTTTACTGAGCTTGACGAAGCTTTCGGTGCTTTCCCTTTTCAAACCGGCAAACTCAATGTAATTATTGCTGATACTGTGCGCGGCAAAGGTCTGCCAAGCATACAGGAACGTGCCGACAGGTGGTTCTGCAATTTCAATGCAGACGAGATCCAGCAGCTTTTATTAGAGCTGCATGGCGAACATCAAACAACATTAACATCAGAAACTTTAGTGGTGCGATAA